A region of Daphnia carinata strain CSIRO-1 chromosome 10, CSIRO_AGI_Dcar_HiC_V3, whole genome shotgun sequence DNA encodes the following proteins:
- the LOC130695933 gene encoding uncharacterized protein LOC130695933 isoform X2 encodes MIVVTPLSSWTLAILMCWTYSGHGLVMRGLEGPTQSVTRGTDIILHCRYDLEDGDRLYAVKWFHGTREFYRFQPELQPPARSFPIEHVYVDVESSNAEKLVIRHVVPGTSGIYRCEVSAEETFETDYREMNITIEDAPTADPVIYNIQSRYAIDDELRINCTSFHYGPASRLHWIINGQMKSDDDDEVTLYPTRWRTPLAAADSQFVSGATPEASTTIGLHIKRLTGQHFGSGNQLTVVCTASSIGSAHRRSSAVKAVLDEGLSSRQGPLVNPLRPSTVSTAAGDKRRSAQHPTGGCSGLASNLVAIILTTIQLALFR; translated from the exons ATAGCGGACACGGATTGGTGATGCGGGGTTTGGAGGGTCCGACACAGTCCGTCACCCGCGGCACAGACATCATCTTGCACTGCCGCTACGATCTGGAAGACGGCGACCGTCTTTACGCCGTCAAGTGGTTCCACGGCACGCGGGAATTCTACCGCTTCCAACCAGAGTTGCAACCGCCGGCCCGATCTTTCCCCATAGAACATGTCTACGTCGat GTGGAGTCGTCCAATGCAGAGAAACTTGTCATACGCCATGTTG tccCCGGGACGTCAGGTATCTACCGTTGTGAAGTATCAGCAGAAGAGACTTTCGAAACAGACTACCGTGAGATGAACATTACGATAGAAG ACGCACCTACGGCCGACCCTGTCATTTACAACATCCAGTCACGCTACGCTATCGACGATGAGCTACGAATAAATTGCACATCTTTCCATTACGGACCAGCTTCACGTCTCCACTGGATAATCAACGGCCAAATG AAGAGCGATGACGACGATGAGGTGACGCTTTACCCGACGCGGTGGCGGACGCCATTGGCCGCCGCGGATAGTCAATTCGTCTCCGGAGCAACGCCGGAAGCTTCCACGACGATAGGATTACACATCAAGAGATTGACTGGGCAACATTTTGGTAGCGGGAATCAATTGACGGTTGTGTGCACGGCATCGTCAATAGGCTCGGCTCACCGACGTTCCAGCGCCGTTAAAGCCGTTCTGGATGAAGGACTAAGTAGCAGACAAGGGCCTCTAGTCAATCCTTTGAGGCCGTCGACAGTCTCGACTGCGGCTGGCGATAAGCGCCGATCAGCTCAACACCCGACAG GTGGATGTAGTGGGCTAGCATCGAATTTAGTTGCCATCATCTTAACAACAATACAGTTGGCATTGTTTCGATGA
- the LOC130695933 gene encoding uncharacterized protein LOC130695933 isoform X3, whose translation MIVVTPLSSWTLAILMCWTCNGHGLVMRGLEGPTQSVTRGTDIILHCRYDLEDGDRLYAVKWFHGTREFYRFQPELQPPARSFPIEHVYVDVESSNAEKLVIRHVVPGTSGIYRCEVSAEETFETDYREMNITIEDAPTADPVIYNIQSRYAIDDELRINCTSFHYGPASRLHWIINGQMSDDDDEVTLYPTRWRTPLAAADSQFVSGATPEASTTIGLHIKRLTGQHFGSGNQLTVVCTASSIGSAHRRSSAVKAVLDEGLSSRQGPLVNPLRPSTVSTAAGDKRRSAQHPTGGCSGLASNLVAIILTTIQLALFR comes from the exons CGGACACGGATTGGTGATGCGGGGTTTGGAGGGTCCGACACAGTCCGTCACCCGCGGCACAGACATCATCTTGCACTGCCGCTACGATCTGGAAGACGGCGACCGTCTTTACGCCGTCAAGTGGTTCCACGGCACGCGGGAATTCTACCGCTTCCAACCAGAGTTGCAACCGCCGGCCCGATCTTTCCCCATAGAACATGTCTACGTCGat GTGGAGTCGTCCAATGCAGAGAAACTTGTCATACGCCATGTTG tccCCGGGACGTCAGGTATCTACCGTTGTGAAGTATCAGCAGAAGAGACTTTCGAAACAGACTACCGTGAGATGAACATTACGATAGAAG ACGCACCTACGGCCGACCCTGTCATTTACAACATCCAGTCACGCTACGCTATCGACGATGAGCTACGAATAAATTGCACATCTTTCCATTACGGACCAGCTTCACGTCTCCACTGGATAATCAACGGCCAAATG AGCGATGACGACGATGAGGTGACGCTTTACCCGACGCGGTGGCGGACGCCATTGGCCGCCGCGGATAGTCAATTCGTCTCCGGAGCAACGCCGGAAGCTTCCACGACGATAGGATTACACATCAAGAGATTGACTGGGCAACATTTTGGTAGCGGGAATCAATTGACGGTTGTGTGCACGGCATCGTCAATAGGCTCGGCTCACCGACGTTCCAGCGCCGTTAAAGCCGTTCTGGATGAAGGACTAAGTAGCAGACAAGGGCCTCTAGTCAATCCTTTGAGGCCGTCGACAGTCTCGACTGCGGCTGGCGATAAGCGCCGATCAGCTCAACACCCGACAG GTGGATGTAGTGGGCTAGCATCGAATTTAGTTGCCATCATCTTAACAACAATACAGTTGGCATTGTTTCGATGA
- the LOC130695933 gene encoding uncharacterized protein LOC130695933 isoform X1 produces MIVVTPLSSWTLAILMCWTCNGHGLVMRGLEGPTQSVTRGTDIILHCRYDLEDGDRLYAVKWFHGTREFYRFQPELQPPARSFPIEHVYVDVESSNAEKLVIRHVVPGTSGIYRCEVSAEETFETDYREMNITIEDAPTADPVIYNIQSRYAIDDELRINCTSFHYGPASRLHWIINGQMKSDDDDEVTLYPTRWRTPLAAADSQFVSGATPEASTTIGLHIKRLTGQHFGSGNQLTVVCTASSIGSAHRRSSAVKAVLDEGLSSRQGPLVNPLRPSTVSTAAGDKRRSAQHPTGGCSGLASNLVAIILTTIQLALFR; encoded by the exons CGGACACGGATTGGTGATGCGGGGTTTGGAGGGTCCGACACAGTCCGTCACCCGCGGCACAGACATCATCTTGCACTGCCGCTACGATCTGGAAGACGGCGACCGTCTTTACGCCGTCAAGTGGTTCCACGGCACGCGGGAATTCTACCGCTTCCAACCAGAGTTGCAACCGCCGGCCCGATCTTTCCCCATAGAACATGTCTACGTCGat GTGGAGTCGTCCAATGCAGAGAAACTTGTCATACGCCATGTTG tccCCGGGACGTCAGGTATCTACCGTTGTGAAGTATCAGCAGAAGAGACTTTCGAAACAGACTACCGTGAGATGAACATTACGATAGAAG ACGCACCTACGGCCGACCCTGTCATTTACAACATCCAGTCACGCTACGCTATCGACGATGAGCTACGAATAAATTGCACATCTTTCCATTACGGACCAGCTTCACGTCTCCACTGGATAATCAACGGCCAAATG AAGAGCGATGACGACGATGAGGTGACGCTTTACCCGACGCGGTGGCGGACGCCATTGGCCGCCGCGGATAGTCAATTCGTCTCCGGAGCAACGCCGGAAGCTTCCACGACGATAGGATTACACATCAAGAGATTGACTGGGCAACATTTTGGTAGCGGGAATCAATTGACGGTTGTGTGCACGGCATCGTCAATAGGCTCGGCTCACCGACGTTCCAGCGCCGTTAAAGCCGTTCTGGATGAAGGACTAAGTAGCAGACAAGGGCCTCTAGTCAATCCTTTGAGGCCGTCGACAGTCTCGACTGCGGCTGGCGATAAGCGCCGATCAGCTCAACACCCGACAG GTGGATGTAGTGGGCTAGCATCGAATTTAGTTGCCATCATCTTAACAACAATACAGTTGGCATTGTTTCGATGA